One stretch of Saccharopolyspora erythraea DNA includes these proteins:
- a CDS encoding PspC domain-containing protein produces MTENSNVHYFDATQTSEPRRFRRSSEDRMIAGVCGGAARALNVDSAIIRVVLVAATLLGFGLGILLYLTCWLIVPQE; encoded by the coding sequence ATGACCGAGAACAGCAACGTCCACTACTTCGACGCCACGCAGACCTCCGAGCCCCGCAGGTTCCGCCGCAGCAGCGAGGACCGCATGATCGCCGGGGTGTGCGGCGGTGCGGCCAGGGCGCTCAACGTCGACTCCGCGATCATCCGGGTCGTCCTCGTCGCGGCCACGCTGCTCGGCTTCGGCCTCGGCATCCTGCTGTACCTCACCTGCTGGCTGATCGTCCCGCAGGAGTGA
- a CDS encoding suppressor of fused domain protein: protein MSRFSGFPAHVEAHIGRVRGADSSTASGRERGYHLVYCDHRDSPHVSVLTSGLRMRTAGAPLPQELVCTVRADQERQARHLTGVIAELLTESRSRVGYGALIMNDRALLPGTEIAGALAAPHPHLGDEFDVLLHEGSPVLQIITLVPITRNEAQLVARYGSDVLYDRWEEQHTDLLDVHRPSVA, encoded by the coding sequence ATGAGCCGGTTCAGCGGATTCCCCGCACACGTCGAAGCCCACATCGGGCGGGTCCGTGGCGCCGACAGCAGCACCGCGAGCGGCCGTGAGCGCGGCTACCACCTGGTCTACTGCGACCACCGCGACAGCCCGCACGTGTCGGTGCTGACCAGCGGGCTGCGCATGCGCACCGCGGGCGCGCCGCTGCCGCAGGAGCTGGTGTGCACGGTGCGCGCCGACCAGGAGCGCCAGGCCCGGCACCTCACCGGTGTGATCGCGGAGCTGCTCACCGAGTCGCGCAGCCGGGTCGGCTACGGCGCGCTGATCATGAACGACCGGGCGCTGCTGCCCGGCACCGAGATCGCCGGCGCGCTGGCGGCCCCGCACCCGCACCTGGGTGACGAGTTCGACGTGCTGCTGCACGAGGGGAGTCCGGTGCTGCAGATCATCACGCTGGTGCCGATCACCCGCAACGAGGCGCAGCTCGTCGCCCGCTACGGCAGCGACGTGCTCTACGACCGGTGGGAGGAGCAGCACACCGACCTGCTCGACGTCCACCGCCCGTCCGTGGCCTGA
- a CDS encoding TetR/AcrR family transcriptional regulator — MGRPPRHDADKLLDAAVAIVAESGPRAVTMAAVARAAGAPSGSVYHRFPDQPALLAALWLRTVRRFRAGLFEVLESGPPREVAVAAARHVVEWSRRNTAEARVLLAGSSAFGESEWTQQARDELRRVNEEMFTAMAEVARGMGTCGELGFGRFSLAVVDMPIAVVRRNLTRGDEIPEHEVVVVVEAVRDLLANGQGR, encoded by the coding sequence ATGGGCAGGCCACCACGCCACGACGCGGACAAGCTCCTGGACGCAGCGGTCGCGATCGTGGCCGAGAGCGGTCCGAGGGCGGTGACGATGGCCGCGGTCGCGCGGGCCGCCGGCGCGCCGAGCGGCTCGGTCTACCACCGCTTCCCCGACCAGCCCGCGCTGCTGGCGGCCTTGTGGCTGCGGACCGTCCGGCGGTTCCGGGCCGGCTTGTTCGAGGTGCTGGAGTCGGGTCCGCCGCGGGAGGTGGCGGTCGCCGCCGCGCGGCACGTGGTCGAGTGGTCACGTCGCAACACGGCCGAGGCCCGGGTGCTGCTCGCGGGTTCCTCGGCGTTCGGCGAGTCGGAGTGGACCCAGCAGGCCAGGGACGAGCTGCGCCGGGTCAACGAGGAGATGTTCACCGCGATGGCCGAGGTGGCGCGGGGCATGGGGACCTGCGGCGAGCTGGGCTTCGGCCGGTTCTCGCTGGCGGTGGTCGACATGCCGATCGCGGTCGTCCGGCGGAACCTCACGCGCGGTGACGAGATCCCCGAGCACGAGGTGGTCGTCGTGGTCGAGGCCGTGCGGGACCTGCTGGCCAACGGGCAGGGGCGCTGA
- a CDS encoding AAA family ATPase has product MADDALGMKSPADVAAALDATGYLPDDGIATAAFLSMRMRRPLLCEGEPGTGKTALAQALASALDVELIRLQCHEGIDAAQALYDWDFPRQLLHLRTLEAASGGSLDPDAAESSLYTSRFLLARPLLRALREAPCVLLVDEIDRADDEFEAFLLEVLSEYSVSIPEYGVVRAAEPPIVVLTSNRTREVHDALKRRCLYHWLEHPGLEREVAILRRRLPGLDERLAEQVAAAVQRMRQLELLKPPGVAEALDWAQSLLALGKDELDTEVAASTLGAVLKYREDAERVRAAWE; this is encoded by the coding sequence ATGGCCGATGACGCGCTGGGCATGAAATCGCCGGCCGACGTGGCGGCGGCGCTGGACGCGACCGGGTACCTGCCCGATGACGGGATCGCGACCGCGGCGTTCCTGTCGATGCGGATGCGACGCCCGCTGCTGTGCGAGGGCGAACCGGGTACCGGCAAGACCGCGCTGGCGCAGGCGCTCGCGAGCGCCCTGGACGTGGAGCTGATCCGGTTGCAGTGCCACGAGGGCATCGACGCCGCGCAGGCGCTCTACGACTGGGACTTCCCCCGGCAGCTGCTGCACCTGCGCACGCTGGAGGCCGCCTCCGGCGGTTCGCTGGACCCCGACGCCGCCGAGTCGTCGCTCTACACCAGCCGCTTCCTGCTCGCCCGGCCGTTGCTGCGCGCCCTGCGGGAGGCGCCCTGCGTGCTGCTGGTGGACGAGATCGACCGCGCCGACGACGAGTTCGAGGCGTTCCTGCTGGAGGTGCTCTCGGAGTACTCGGTGAGCATCCCCGAGTACGGAGTGGTGCGGGCCGCCGAGCCGCCGATCGTCGTCCTGACCTCCAACCGGACGCGCGAGGTGCATGACGCGCTCAAGCGGCGCTGCCTCTACCACTGGCTCGAACACCCGGGTCTGGAACGCGAGGTCGCCATCCTGCGGCGGCGTCTTCCGGGCCTGGACGAGCGGCTCGCCGAGCAGGTCGCGGCGGCGGTGCAGCGGATGCGCCAGCTCGAGCTGCTCAAGCCGCCGGGGGTCGCCGAGGCGCTGGACTGGGCGCAGTCGCTGCTGGCGCTCGGCAAGGACGAGCTGGACACCGAGGTCGCGGCGAGCACCCTCGGCGCCGTGCTGAAGTACCGGGAGGACGCCGAGCGGGTCCGCGCCGCGTGGGAGTGA
- a CDS encoding vWA domain-containing protein has product MDRTVIGLVGFARALRHSGMACGPSRVQAFLDAAEEVGLDERDSLYWAGRLTLCSDPDDIPRYDTAFGCWFGHDPMPSPQDGHAVPRPARIAALTSASGESDEGAEPLSAAASEAEVLRRRDFAELGTAEREHLRRLLAVLRPDPPQRPALRRAPSRRGQMDARATLRELLRTAGEPLRLPRRSRARRPRRVVLLIDVSGSMAPYADSLLRFAHVVVRRSPASTEVFTLGTRMTRVSRQLRQRDPEQALDAAARAVPDFSGGTRLGETLRAFLDRWGQRGVARGAVVVLFSDGWERGDVSVLAEQMRRLRRLTRSVIWANPHAGHEGYEPVQSGIVAAMPHVDGMVAGHSLRALEEIWARVLDR; this is encoded by the coding sequence ATGGACCGCACGGTGATCGGGCTGGTGGGGTTCGCCCGCGCGCTGCGGCATTCCGGCATGGCCTGCGGTCCCTCCCGCGTGCAGGCGTTCCTCGACGCCGCCGAGGAGGTCGGCCTGGACGAGCGGGACTCGCTGTACTGGGCCGGCCGGCTCACGCTGTGCTCCGACCCCGACGACATCCCGCGCTACGACACCGCCTTCGGCTGCTGGTTCGGCCACGACCCGATGCCCTCGCCGCAGGACGGCCACGCCGTGCCCCGCCCGGCGCGGATCGCGGCGCTGACCTCCGCCTCCGGAGAGAGCGACGAGGGTGCCGAGCCGCTGTCGGCCGCGGCCAGCGAGGCCGAGGTGCTGCGCAGGCGCGACTTCGCCGAGCTGGGTACCGCTGAGCGGGAGCACCTGCGCAGGCTGCTCGCGGTGCTGCGCCCCGACCCGCCGCAGCGGCCCGCGCTGCGCCGGGCGCCGTCGAGGCGCGGCCAGATGGACGCCCGCGCCACGCTGCGCGAACTGCTGCGCACCGCCGGGGAGCCCCTGCGGCTGCCGCGCCGGAGCCGGGCGCGCAGGCCGCGCCGCGTGGTGCTGCTGATCGACGTGTCCGGGTCGATGGCGCCCTACGCCGACTCGCTGCTGCGCTTCGCCCACGTCGTCGTCCGCCGCTCGCCCGCCAGCACGGAGGTCTTCACGCTGGGTACCCGCATGACCCGCGTGAGCAGGCAGTTGCGGCAGCGCGACCCGGAGCAGGCGCTCGACGCCGCCGCCCGGGCGGTGCCCGACTTCTCCGGCGGCACCCGGCTCGGGGAGACGCTGCGGGCGTTCCTGGACCGCTGGGGGCAGCGCGGGGTGGCTCGCGGCGCGGTCGTGGTGCTGTTCTCCGACGGCTGGGAGCGCGGCGACGTGTCGGTGCTGGCCGAGCAGATGCGCAGGCTGCGCCGGCTCACCAGGTCGGTCATCTGGGCCAACCCGCACGCCGGGCACGAAGGCTACGAACCGGTGCAGTCCGGAATTGTTGCCGCCATGCCGCACGTTGACGGAATGGTCGCGGGCCACAGCCTGCGCGCGTTGGAAGAGATCTGGGCGCGGGTACTCGACCGCTGA
- a CDS encoding XdhC family protein — protein sequence MRDVLDELIKRYESGQAVGLGTVVATFRSAPRPPGAAMLVTADGEAVGSVSGGCVEGAVYERGEAVLDGERPALQRYGVSDDDAFAVGLTCGGILDVFVERVDRESFPELGEVAESVRLEEPVAVATVVEHPDSGRIGAHLVIWGDRTSGGLGEQRVDDAVADDARGMLAAGRSGVLEYGPQGQRRGEGMRVFVNAFEPPPRMLVFGAIDFAAAMARIGSFLGYRVTVCDARPVFATRSRFPEVDEVVVDWPHRYLSAEVEAGRVDERTAVMVLTHDPKFDVPLLEVALRQRLAYVGAMGSRRTHDDRIARLRETGVGDRELDRLSSPIGLDLGARTPEETAVSIAAELIALRWGGRGVRLSDREGPIHHHS from the coding sequence GTGCGAGACGTGCTGGACGAATTGATCAAGCGCTACGAGTCGGGCCAGGCCGTGGGGCTCGGGACGGTGGTGGCGACCTTCCGCTCGGCGCCGCGGCCGCCGGGGGCGGCCATGCTGGTCACCGCCGACGGCGAGGCGGTCGGCAGCGTGTCGGGCGGCTGCGTCGAGGGCGCGGTGTACGAGCGGGGCGAGGCGGTGCTCGACGGTGAGCGCCCGGCGTTGCAGCGCTACGGCGTCAGCGACGACGACGCCTTCGCGGTCGGCCTGACCTGCGGCGGCATCCTCGACGTCTTCGTGGAGCGCGTCGACCGGGAGTCGTTCCCCGAACTGGGCGAGGTCGCCGAGTCGGTGCGGCTGGAGGAGCCGGTCGCGGTGGCGACCGTCGTCGAGCACCCGGACTCCGGCCGCATCGGGGCACACCTGGTGATCTGGGGCGACCGGACCAGCGGCGGGCTCGGCGAACAGCGCGTCGACGACGCGGTGGCCGACGACGCGCGCGGCATGCTGGCCGCCGGTCGCAGCGGTGTCCTGGAGTACGGCCCGCAGGGCCAGCGCCGGGGCGAGGGGATGCGGGTGTTCGTCAACGCATTCGAACCGCCGCCGCGGATGCTGGTGTTCGGCGCGATCGACTTCGCCGCCGCGATGGCCCGCATCGGCTCGTTCCTGGGCTACCGCGTCACGGTCTGCGACGCGCGGCCCGTGTTCGCCACCCGCAGCCGGTTTCCCGAGGTCGACGAGGTCGTGGTCGACTGGCCGCACCGCTACCTGTCCGCGGAGGTGGAGGCGGGCCGGGTGGACGAGCGCACCGCGGTGATGGTGCTGACCCACGACCCGAAGTTCGACGTGCCGCTGCTCGAGGTCGCGTTGCGGCAGCGGCTGGCCTACGTCGGGGCGATGGGCTCGCGCCGGACCCACGACGACCGGATCGCCCGGTTGCGCGAGACCGGGGTGGGCGATCGCGAGCTCGACCGGCTGAGCTCCCCGATCGGGTTGGACCTGGGTGCCCGCACCCCGGAGGAGACCGCGGTGTCCATCGCGGCGGAGCTGATCGCCCTGCGCTGGGGTGGTCGCGGAGTGCGACTGTCCGACCGGGAGGGACCGATCCACCATCACTCGTGA
- a CDS encoding (2Fe-2S)-binding protein — translation MPRITVNVDGTRYTDDVEPRTLLVHHLRERLGKVGTVVGCDTSNCGACTVHLDGQSVKSCSVLAVQADGCEVTTIEGLAREGELHPIQQAFHDNHALQCGFCTPGMIMQALDLLAENPDPDTDEVREGLEGNLCRCTGYQNIVKAVRDAAQKMRPGAGPPIEHTDDTPLQRTGQEQDTKVKGGRQS, via the coding sequence ATGCCGCGCATCACCGTCAACGTGGACGGCACCCGTTACACCGACGACGTAGAGCCTCGAACACTCCTCGTCCACCACCTACGCGAGCGACTCGGAAAGGTCGGCACGGTCGTCGGTTGCGACACCAGCAACTGCGGGGCGTGCACCGTCCACCTCGACGGGCAGAGCGTGAAGTCCTGCTCGGTGCTCGCCGTGCAGGCGGACGGCTGCGAGGTGACCACCATCGAGGGGCTGGCCCGCGAGGGCGAGCTGCACCCCATCCAGCAGGCGTTCCACGACAACCACGCGCTCCAGTGCGGGTTCTGCACGCCCGGCATGATCATGCAGGCGCTGGACCTGCTCGCCGAGAACCCCGACCCGGACACCGACGAGGTCCGCGAGGGCCTGGAAGGCAACCTCTGCCGCTGCACCGGCTACCAGAACATCGTCAAGGCGGTGCGGGACGCGGCGCAGAAGATGCGGCCCGGTGCCGGACCGCCGATCGAGCACACCGACGACACCCCGCTGCAGCGCACCGGTCAGGAGCAGGACACGAAGGTGAAGGGAGGTCGCCAGTCATGA